A genomic segment from Malaclemys terrapin pileata isolate rMalTer1 chromosome 1, rMalTer1.hap1, whole genome shotgun sequence encodes:
- the LOC128838158 gene encoding uncharacterized protein LOC128838158 isoform X1 has product MRFLGRAALLGPPKYETLPRHETIKYSGIIALHSRAAYGPGLWRLSRSILSLSLSEILIRVMSPMVTCFELATSATVSQRSLASHSQRLAKIRHRKKRTREDMFSELMACSQAQAAQQTQWREKLTQMQQANMDREERWRQEDQQATQTLLGLLREQTDTLRRLVDVLQERRQEDRAPLQSISNRPPPPPSPIPISPKVQRRRGGRVPANSHSTPAESSSSRRLSFPKT; this is encoded by the exons atgaggttcctggggagagcggccttattgggtcctccgaagtacgagacgttgccgcgccacgagactatcaagtactcgggaatcattgctctgcacagcagggcggcatacggccctggtctttggaggctttcccggagcattctctctctctcgctgtcagagatcctcatcagggtgatgtcgcccatggtgacctgctttgaattag ccacatctgcgactgtctcacaacgtagcctggcatcacactcccagaggctagcgaagattaggcataggaagaagaggacacgggaggacatgttctctgaacttatggcctgttcccaagcccaggcagcacagcagacccagtggcgggagaaattgacccaaatgcagcaagcaaacatggatcgggaggagaggtggcggcaggaagaccagcaggcgactcaaacgctgcttggactactgagggagcaaacagacacgctccggcgccttgtggatgttctgcaggaacggaggcaggaggacagagccccgctgcagtccatctctaaccgccctcccccgccaccaagtcccatacccatctcacccaaagtgcaaagaaggagaggcggcagagtccctgctaactctcactccacccctgcagagagctctagtagcagaaggctctcattccccaaaacttga